From Actinopolymorpha cephalotaxi, one genomic window encodes:
- a CDS encoding Clp protease N-terminal domain-containing protein, giving the protein MAVNDLDLDQIIAAVEGEQTQATPLERVNAARAAATRLDALAQHVVAHFVDQARHEGASWTDIGAALGVTRQAAQQRFVPAEGVDVEAAGSRAALPYSTRATATLSAARDLAVSHHHRYVDDLHLLLALLDNRGGGAVGAVKASGVRVADVRRTARARLTAEGPRRVTKNPPLGRASVRALDVAVREALRLSGGEIGTEHVLLALASDPRTQAGQALAEAGLDYSALRQEVGRQAAQGAERPAAKRTRKRA; this is encoded by the coding sequence ATGGCTGTCAACGACTTGGATCTCGACCAGATCATCGCCGCGGTCGAAGGTGAACAGACCCAGGCCACCCCGCTGGAGCGGGTCAATGCCGCGCGGGCGGCGGCGACCCGGTTGGACGCCCTTGCCCAGCACGTGGTCGCGCACTTCGTCGACCAGGCGCGTCACGAGGGCGCCTCCTGGACCGACATCGGCGCGGCGCTCGGCGTCACCCGGCAGGCCGCCCAGCAGCGCTTCGTTCCGGCTGAGGGGGTCGACGTGGAGGCGGCGGGCAGCCGCGCCGCACTCCCCTACAGCACCCGGGCCACCGCCACCCTGTCGGCGGCCCGCGACCTGGCGGTGTCCCATCACCACCGCTACGTCGACGACCTGCACCTGTTGCTGGCGTTGCTGGACAACCGTGGCGGCGGCGCCGTCGGCGCGGTGAAGGCCTCGGGCGTGCGGGTGGCCGACGTGCGCCGCACCGCGCGGGCTCGGCTGACCGCGGAAGGACCGCGCCGGGTCACCAAGAACCCCCCGCTGGGCCGGGCGTCGGTGCGGGCGCTGGACGTCGCCGTGCGCGAGGCGCTTCGACTCAGTGGCGGCGAGATCGGCACCGAGCACGTGCTGCTGGCCCTGGCCAGCGACCCGCGCACCCAGGCCGGCCAGGCACTCGCCGAGGCCGGGCTGGACTACTCCGCGCTGCGCCAGGAGGTTGGCCGGCAGGCCGCACAGGGCGCTGAGCGCCCCGCGGCCAAGCGCACCCGCAAGCGGGCGTAG
- a CDS encoding type III PLP-dependent enzyme domain-containing protein, with product MTPDAPAPDGTNAPMAGIAYDAQVLDATLTALREQPISPAEKGFTALAPLTPADVVARKVGLRTGELTFPLMVLRETALAANATTMAAWCAERDVVLAPHGKTSMSPEVTARQLRAGAWGITAATIGQVRAYAECGVRRILLANQLVDPAGIGWLAAATTADPDLTVYVCVDSTEGVTLLDEALRAHAASRPLPVLVEIGVPGRRTGARGHDAAMAVGRAAAAAPMLRVVGATGYEGVLGHGRDEAALAAAAAFCQEVRTLGIALREEGLVDVPDGRLLLSAGGSTYFDVVAQELTGVPSSTVVVRSGGYVTHDEELYGHATPLPTGGRPHELRAALEVWAYVLSRPEPTRALVGAGRRDVPFDVALPSVRAAVGPDGRRRDVAGVSVSALNDQHAFLDLPAEADLAVGDLVRFGISHPCTAFDKWRLVPVVDEEDRVVEVAHTLF from the coding sequence ATGACGCCCGACGCACCCGCACCCGACGGCACGAACGCTCCCATGGCCGGCATCGCCTACGACGCGCAGGTCCTCGACGCCACCCTGACAGCGCTGCGCGAGCAGCCGATCAGCCCGGCGGAGAAGGGATTCACCGCCCTCGCCCCGCTGACACCGGCGGACGTCGTCGCGCGCAAGGTTGGCTTGCGTACCGGCGAACTCACGTTCCCGTTGATGGTGCTGCGGGAGACCGCACTGGCCGCGAACGCCACCACGATGGCCGCGTGGTGCGCCGAACGCGACGTGGTGCTCGCGCCGCACGGAAAGACGTCCATGTCGCCGGAGGTCACCGCGCGGCAGCTGCGGGCCGGCGCGTGGGGAATCACCGCGGCGACGATCGGCCAGGTGCGCGCCTACGCCGAGTGCGGCGTACGCCGGATCCTGCTGGCCAACCAGCTCGTCGACCCGGCCGGCATCGGCTGGCTGGCCGCGGCCACGACCGCCGACCCGGACCTCACCGTCTACGTCTGCGTCGACAGCACCGAGGGCGTGACCCTGCTGGACGAGGCGCTGCGCGCGCACGCCGCGAGCCGGCCGCTGCCGGTGCTGGTCGAGATCGGCGTACCCGGCCGGCGAACCGGCGCGCGCGGCCACGACGCCGCGATGGCCGTGGGCCGGGCCGCTGCCGCCGCGCCGATGCTGCGGGTCGTGGGCGCGACCGGCTACGAGGGCGTGCTCGGGCACGGGCGCGACGAGGCCGCACTCGCCGCCGCCGCGGCGTTCTGCCAGGAGGTACGCACGCTCGGCATCGCGCTGCGCGAGGAGGGCCTGGTGGACGTGCCCGACGGCCGGCTGCTGCTGTCCGCGGGCGGCAGCACGTACTTCGACGTGGTGGCGCAGGAGTTGACCGGCGTGCCGTCGTCGACGGTGGTCGTCCGCAGCGGCGGCTACGTCACCCACGACGAGGAGCTGTACGGCCACGCCACCCCGCTGCCCACCGGGGGCCGCCCGCACGAGCTGCGGGCCGCGCTGGAGGTGTGGGCGTACGTCCTCTCCCGGCCGGAGCCGACCCGTGCGCTGGTGGGCGCCGGGCGGCGGGACGTGCCGTTCGACGTCGCCTTGCCGTCGGTGCGCGCGGCAGTGGGGCCGGACGGCCGGCGCCGGGACGTCGCGGGGGTGAGCGTCAGCGCCCTCAACGACCAGCACGCGTTCCTCGACCTGCCGGCGGAGGCAGACCTGGCCGTCGGCGACCTGGTGCGCTTCGGGATCTCCCACCCCTGCACGGCATTCGACAAGTGGCGGCTGGTCCCGGTCGTGGACGAGGAGGACCGGGTCGTCGAGGTGGCACACACGTTGTTCTGA
- a CDS encoding N-acyl-D-amino-acid deacylase family protein: MSGYDILLTGGTVVDGTDPGGHTGDGGTGGRPRRADVAIRDGRIAAVGDLGDDVSARTVLDVTGRYVLPGFVDSHVHADAVLTRPDVQEAMLRQGVTSVVLGQDGLSFAPGSAETVAYVARYFAAVDGTPPPELAAGCTVAQLLDFYDRRTPVNVSYLVPLGTVRHEVLGPDDHPAGDRLPELVRLVEQGLDEGAVGVSTGLEYVPGVFADFDELAALCRVAARVGVPYVSHLRSYDGGHAPGMVEARDLGRTTGVPIHVSHLRGRAEPLLAHLADCAADGVDATFDVYPHIYGNTILAMKALPPQVQGGGVEATLRRLGDPAVRAELRANWFPRVSHDLAPAILGYVAGEKFRWAEGRTLAQACAETGLDLPDLLCDLLLDSNLAVGAIIPAPGGDESDLRAMLRDDRHVGCSDAIYLGGHPHPRGWGAFARFLGRHTRELGDWTWPQAAWHLAGHPARRFQLADRGRLTEGAVADVVVVDPERVGDRATYDHPRRLADGVHDVLVAGELVLTGGELTGATPGRALRRGEAGR, translated from the coding sequence GTGAGCGGGTACGACATCCTCCTGACCGGCGGCACCGTCGTGGACGGCACCGACCCCGGCGGCCACACCGGTGACGGCGGCACCGGAGGGCGACCGCGACGTGCGGACGTCGCCATCCGGGACGGCCGGATCGCCGCCGTGGGGGACCTGGGTGACGACGTCTCCGCCCGGACCGTGCTGGACGTGACCGGCCGGTACGTCCTCCCCGGTTTCGTCGACTCCCACGTGCACGCCGACGCGGTGCTCACCCGCCCGGACGTCCAGGAGGCCATGCTCCGCCAGGGCGTCACCTCGGTGGTCCTCGGCCAGGACGGCCTGTCGTTCGCACCCGGCTCGGCGGAGACGGTGGCCTACGTCGCCCGCTACTTCGCCGCGGTCGACGGCACGCCTCCGCCGGAGCTCGCGGCCGGTTGCACCGTCGCGCAGCTGCTGGACTTCTACGACCGCAGGACGCCGGTCAACGTCAGTTATCTCGTTCCGCTCGGCACTGTCCGGCACGAGGTGCTCGGTCCCGACGACCACCCCGCCGGCGACCGGCTGCCCGAGCTGGTGCGGCTGGTCGAGCAGGGGCTGGACGAGGGAGCGGTCGGGGTGTCGACCGGGCTGGAGTACGTCCCGGGCGTGTTCGCCGACTTCGACGAGCTCGCCGCGCTGTGCCGGGTCGCGGCCAGGGTGGGTGTGCCGTACGTCAGCCACCTGCGCAGCTACGACGGCGGCCACGCGCCCGGCATGGTCGAGGCCCGCGACCTCGGCCGGACGACCGGCGTCCCGATCCACGTCTCGCACCTGCGCGGGCGGGCCGAACCCCTGCTCGCCCACCTCGCCGACTGCGCCGCGGACGGCGTGGACGCGACCTTCGACGTCTACCCGCACATCTACGGCAACACCATCCTGGCGATGAAGGCGCTGCCGCCGCAGGTGCAGGGAGGCGGGGTGGAGGCGACGCTGCGCCGGCTCGGCGACCCGGCCGTGCGGGCCGAGCTGCGGGCGAACTGGTTCCCGCGGGTCAGCCACGACCTGGCGCCGGCGATCCTCGGCTACGTCGCGGGGGAGAAGTTCCGGTGGGCCGAGGGGCGCACCCTCGCCCAGGCCTGTGCCGAGACCGGGCTCGACCTGCCCGACCTGCTGTGCGACCTGTTGCTCGACAGCAATCTCGCCGTCGGCGCGATCATCCCGGCGCCCGGCGGCGACGAGTCCGACCTGCGCGCGATGCTGCGCGACGACCGGCACGTGGGCTGCTCCGACGCCATCTACCTCGGCGGCCACCCGCACCCACGCGGCTGGGGAGCGTTCGCCCGTTTCCTCGGCCGGCACACCCGTGAGCTCGGCGACTGGACGTGGCCCCAGGCGGCGTGGCACCTCGCGGGGCACCCCGCCCGGCGGTTCCAGCTCGCCGACCGGGGACGGCTCACCGAGGGCGCGGTCGCCGACGTCGTGGTGGTCGACCCCGAGCGGGTCGGCGACAGGGCGACGTACGACCACCCGAGGCGGCTGGCCGACGGGGTGCACGACGTACTGGTCGCCGGTGAGCTCGTGCTGACCGGCGGCGAACTCACCGGCGCGACCCCCGGACGCGCCCTGCGACGAGGAGAAGCCGGCCGATGA
- a CDS encoding Gfo/Idh/MocA family protein, which produces MDPSRPASTAAPSPAPTPNPAPRRVGLIGLGSIGVTHARVLAELRPEVELVAASGGAGTDLAELGWPEATRADPDDILARGDLDLVVLCGPTPTHAPQTLAALRAGRNVVVEKPLALDVAAAQEIAWEAAQSGLLVSVMAQRRLEPQHLDIKRRLDAGELGRPILGETFVHWYRDDDYYAHASWRGRQDSGGGSVMNQSVHNIDLLRWFLGAPVEVTAQSATLGHDPAVMSAEDTTVATLRFVSGALGVVVSSTAVRPGDPACLTLRTSSGTIELTHDEVTRWDLPGVPPPSETPSDGGGPASGAQNPAAIGLAGHRAQWRDILDALRDDRPPAVDVTDGVKTVRLLCAIYSAAATGRAVQLHPEP; this is translated from the coding sequence ATGGACCCGTCTCGCCCGGCGTCGACGGCGGCGCCGAGCCCGGCACCCACGCCGAATCCCGCGCCCCGGCGCGTCGGACTGATCGGTCTGGGCAGCATCGGCGTCACCCACGCGCGCGTCCTCGCCGAGCTGCGCCCGGAGGTGGAGCTCGTGGCGGCCAGCGGGGGAGCCGGCACCGACCTCGCCGAACTCGGCTGGCCGGAGGCCACCCGGGCCGACCCCGACGACATCCTCGCCCGCGGAGACCTCGACCTGGTGGTGCTCTGCGGGCCGACCCCCACCCACGCGCCACAGACGCTGGCGGCTCTGCGCGCCGGCCGCAACGTCGTGGTGGAGAAGCCGCTGGCGCTGGACGTGGCCGCCGCGCAGGAGATCGCGTGGGAGGCGGCCCAGTCCGGGCTGCTGGTGTCGGTGATGGCGCAACGCAGGCTGGAGCCGCAGCACCTCGACATCAAGCGCCGGCTGGACGCGGGCGAGCTCGGCCGGCCGATCCTCGGCGAGACGTTCGTCCACTGGTACCGCGACGACGACTACTACGCGCACGCCTCGTGGCGAGGTCGGCAGGACAGCGGCGGCGGTTCGGTGATGAACCAGTCCGTGCACAACATCGACCTGCTCCGGTGGTTCCTCGGCGCTCCGGTCGAGGTCACCGCCCAGTCGGCGACGCTCGGGCACGACCCGGCGGTGATGTCGGCCGAGGACACCACGGTCGCCACGCTGCGGTTCGTCTCGGGCGCACTCGGCGTGGTGGTCTCCTCCACTGCCGTACGCCCCGGTGATCCGGCGTGCCTCACCCTCCGCACCAGCTCGGGCACGATCGAGCTCACCCACGACGAGGTGACCCGCTGGGACCTGCCCGGCGTACCCCCTCCATCGGAAACACCATCGGACGGCGGCGGTCCGGCCAGCGGCGCGCAGAACCCGGCCGCGATCGGCCTGGCCGGGCACCGGGCGCAGTGGCGCGACATCCTGGACGCGTTGCGGGACGACCGGCCGCCGGCCGTCGACGTCACCGACGGCGTGAAGACCGTACGGCTGTTGTGCGCGATCTACTCCGCGGCCGCGACCGGACGGGCGGTCCAGCTCCATCCCGAGCCCTGA
- a CDS encoding phosphotransferase family protein, translated as MSVDQRPDGVPPPSGATLRWVREVTGPGALVASVRLMGVDSTTLHAVDVLSATGVLHRLALRRFHRTDRLRTDPWYAPANEATVLGLLGSTDVPAPRLVAADTAPTMCDVPTLLTTRVPGSPPVHADRTVLAQLAETLALVHAVDLPVVRALPPYRPYYDRHRDGHRRPPAWSAAPRLWNRVFDVVAAGPPPTAPGFIHRDYHPGQTLWDGDRLVGVVDWTTGCLGPRGIDLARMRLNLAGRYGGEVAEQFLALYRGVGVADAHHPYWDLLDACDGLLDAPEPSTPVSRAEWARFEDWLARTAAQL; from the coding sequence ATGAGTGTCGATCAGCGGCCGGACGGCGTACCCCCACCGTCCGGCGCAACGCTTCGGTGGGTACGCGAGGTCACCGGCCCGGGCGCCCTGGTGGCGTCCGTGCGGTTGATGGGGGTCGACTCGACCACCCTGCACGCGGTCGACGTGCTCAGCGCCACCGGCGTGCTGCACCGCCTCGCCCTGCGCCGCTTCCACCGGACCGACCGGCTGCGCACCGACCCGTGGTACGCCCCCGCGAACGAGGCCACCGTGCTCGGCCTGCTGGGCAGTACCGACGTACCCGCGCCCCGGCTCGTGGCCGCCGACACCGCGCCGACGATGTGCGACGTGCCCACCCTGCTCACCACCCGAGTGCCCGGCAGCCCGCCGGTGCACGCCGACCGGACCGTGCTGGCACAACTGGCGGAGACGCTCGCGCTCGTCCACGCCGTGGACCTCCCGGTGGTGCGCGCACTTCCGCCGTACCGGCCCTACTACGACCGCCACCGCGACGGCCACCGCCGGCCGCCCGCCTGGTCCGCGGCGCCCCGGCTGTGGAACCGGGTCTTCGACGTGGTGGCCGCCGGGCCGCCGCCGACGGCGCCGGGTTTCATCCACCGCGACTACCACCCCGGCCAGACGCTGTGGGACGGCGACCGCCTGGTGGGGGTGGTCGACTGGACCACCGGCTGTCTCGGCCCGCGCGGCATCGACCTGGCCCGGATGCGGCTCAACCTGGCCGGACGCTACGGCGGCGAGGTGGCCGAGCAGTTCCTGGCGCTCTACCGCGGGGTCGGTGTGGCCGACGCGCACCATCCGTACTGGGATCTGCTGGACGCCTGCGACGGACTGCTCGACGCGCCCGAGCCGTCGACGCCGGTCTCCCGGGCGGAGTGGGCGCGGTTCGAGGACTGGCTCGCCAGAACGGCTGCCCAGCTGTGA
- a CDS encoding class I SAM-dependent methyltransferase, which translates to MNPGANAEPDPVTTSGATPEASTGTEAGSEEFLRFVRAHTRLRPVPGVPEVSLHLADDAIGLWQETETTFGRTDSPPPFWAFAWAGGQALARYLLDHPDEVAGARVLDLASGSGLVAIAAALAGAAAVTANDLDPLSLAAIHRNAAANSVQLTGHLGDLLARPAVDADVVLAGDIFYERATAARMLPFLRRARAAGARVLVGDPGRAYLPPDGFVAVASYRMPVPVTLEDAEDKQTTVWRLVEDHTSG; encoded by the coding sequence GTGAATCCCGGCGCGAACGCTGAGCCGGACCCCGTCACGACTTCTGGCGCGACTCCCGAGGCGAGTACCGGCACGGAGGCCGGGTCCGAGGAGTTCCTGCGGTTCGTCCGGGCGCACACCCGGCTGCGGCCGGTGCCCGGCGTACCCGAGGTCAGCCTGCACCTCGCCGACGACGCGATCGGGCTGTGGCAGGAGACCGAGACCACCTTCGGCCGCACCGACTCGCCGCCGCCGTTCTGGGCGTTCGCCTGGGCCGGTGGCCAGGCGCTGGCGAGGTACCTCCTCGACCATCCGGACGAGGTGGCCGGCGCGCGGGTGCTCGACCTGGCGTCGGGCTCGGGCCTGGTCGCGATCGCCGCCGCGCTGGCCGGTGCCGCCGCCGTCACCGCCAACGACCTGGATCCGTTGTCCCTCGCGGCGATCCACCGCAACGCGGCCGCCAACTCCGTGCAGCTCACCGGGCACCTCGGTGACCTGCTGGCACGGCCCGCGGTCGACGCAGACGTGGTGCTCGCAGGCGACATCTTCTACGAACGCGCCACCGCCGCCCGGATGCTGCCATTCCTGCGCCGGGCACGGGCAGCCGGCGCCCGCGTCCTGGTCGGCGACCCGGGGCGTGCCTACCTGCCGCCGGACGGGTTCGTCGCGGTCGCGTCGTACCGGATGCCGGTGCCGGTGACCCTGGAGGACGCGGAGGACAAGCAGACGACGGTCTGGCGGCTGGTCGAGGACCACACCTCCGGCTGA
- a CDS encoding LysE family translocator produces the protein MPTSPHALLGIAAVALGLVLTPGPNMIYLVSRSVTQGRRAGLVSLTGVAVGFLVYLLAATAGLATVFSLVPALYTALKLGGAAYLLWLAWKAVRPGGESAFAPKALPIDPPRRLFAMGFVTNLLNPKIAILYVSLLPQFVDPSRGHIAGQSLALGLTQITVALTVNALIVLSAGSLAAFLGRRPAWLRVQRYLMGTVLAGLAIRIAADRSRVLATP, from the coding sequence ATGCCGACCAGTCCGCACGCCCTGCTCGGGATCGCCGCCGTCGCCCTCGGCCTCGTCCTCACCCCCGGACCGAACATGATCTATCTGGTCTCGCGTTCGGTGACGCAGGGACGCCGTGCGGGCCTGGTGTCGCTGACCGGCGTGGCCGTGGGCTTCCTCGTCTACCTCCTCGCGGCGACGGCGGGACTGGCGACGGTCTTCTCGCTGGTGCCCGCCCTCTACACTGCGCTGAAGCTGGGCGGTGCGGCGTACCTGCTGTGGCTGGCGTGGAAGGCGGTGCGGCCGGGCGGAGAGTCGGCGTTCGCGCCGAAGGCGTTGCCGATCGACCCGCCGCGCCGGCTGTTCGCAATGGGCTTCGTCACGAACCTGCTGAACCCCAAGATCGCGATCCTGTACGTCTCGCTGCTGCCGCAGTTCGTCGACCCCTCGCGCGGTCACATTGCCGGGCAGAGTCTGGCGCTCGGGCTGACGCAGATCACCGTGGCGCTGACGGTGAACGCGCTGATCGTGCTCAGCGCGGGTTCGCTGGCCGCCTTCCTCGGCCGGCGGCCGGCGTGGCTGCGGGTGCAGCGCTACCTCATGGGCACGGTGCTGGCCGGGCTGGCGATCCGGATCGCCGCGGACCGGTCGCGCGTACTCGCCACGCCGTGA
- a CDS encoding MarR family winged helix-turn-helix transcriptional regulator: MTAMAPARAEPDLSFLLDHTSHVLRTRMAAALGEIGLTARMHCVLVHALAEERTQIQLAELGDMDKTTMVVTVDALEQAGLAQRQPSSTDRRARIVAVTKEGARMARRSQRVVDRVHQEALAALPAQERKAFLHALERLTTGHLAEPVEAPRPVRRARQRES, from the coding sequence ATGACCGCCATGGCTCCCGCACGTGCCGAACCCGATCTGTCGTTCCTGCTGGACCACACCAGCCACGTCCTGCGGACGCGAATGGCGGCGGCGCTGGGCGAGATCGGGCTCACCGCCCGGATGCACTGTGTGCTGGTGCACGCCCTGGCGGAGGAACGCACCCAGATCCAGCTCGCCGAGCTCGGCGACATGGACAAGACCACGATGGTGGTGACGGTGGACGCGCTGGAGCAGGCGGGGCTGGCGCAGCGGCAGCCGTCCAGCACCGACCGCAGGGCTCGGATCGTGGCCGTCACCAAGGAGGGTGCACGGATGGCCCGGCGCAGCCAGCGGGTGGTCGACCGGGTGCACCAGGAGGCGCTCGCCGCGCTTCCCGCCCAGGAACGCAAGGCCTTCCTGCACGCTCTCGAACGGCTGACCACCGGCCACCTCGCCGAACCGGTGGAGGCTCCCCGTCCGGTGCGCCGAGCCCGGCAACGCGAGTCGTAG
- a CDS encoding threonine/serine exporter family protein, which produces MHDPATAGMRNRLRRAAGAALRRDEPVVSQRPRHSPYPIRTATHADDRDLRHALDFLLRLGELLLRSGAGSVDVEASIVASATALGLEDVEVSVTYTQVLVSVAVEGSGAPLTDLRIVRVRAVDHNRLVALHQLVLGLTEGSLTPDAAYLRLNAVVRAPKRYPRWVVSGAWGALAAAVAVQLGGGWLLALLTFATTVVIDRLGRRLARRNLPDFYLNFIGAALVTAVAVALTGMGAPVQPGLVVAGGVVLLLPGIALLGAVQDALTGFMVTASARAMEVVLLAAGITGGVAAALIVARQVGVTMTVTPPAPFTLAGLPPRFLSAGVVAAAMAVGLYATMRLLPAVFLLGGFGWVAYLGLDQVLSSPSMARGVVAVAIGMCGQAIASRRRLPALAVVLPAIVPMLPGLTIYSAMLQITQGDSRGGVSGLLLAATESLALAAGAILGEFLLQPLRRGLSRSERRYAGPRMVGPARVLVHRSRRDHGPRRGPAYRRSRRNRGDHTDHRDSVGAGLPG; this is translated from the coding sequence GTGCACGACCCCGCCACCGCCGGGATGCGGAACCGCCTACGCCGCGCGGCCGGAGCCGCACTACGCCGGGACGAGCCCGTCGTCTCCCAGCGCCCGCGGCACTCGCCGTACCCCATCCGCACCGCCACCCACGCCGACGACCGCGACCTGCGGCACGCGCTGGACTTCCTGCTCCGGCTCGGGGAGCTGCTGTTGCGAAGTGGCGCCGGCTCGGTCGACGTCGAGGCCTCGATCGTGGCCAGCGCCACGGCACTGGGACTGGAGGACGTCGAGGTCTCGGTCACCTATACCCAGGTGCTGGTCTCGGTCGCGGTCGAGGGTTCGGGTGCTCCGCTGACCGACCTGCGGATCGTGCGGGTACGCGCCGTCGACCACAACCGGCTGGTCGCCCTGCACCAGTTGGTGCTCGGGCTCACCGAGGGCTCGCTGACTCCCGACGCCGCGTACCTCCGGCTGAACGCCGTCGTGCGCGCGCCGAAACGCTATCCCCGCTGGGTGGTCAGCGGCGCCTGGGGAGCCCTGGCCGCCGCGGTGGCCGTCCAGCTCGGCGGCGGGTGGCTGCTCGCGCTGCTCACCTTCGCCACCACGGTGGTCATCGACCGGCTGGGCCGCCGGCTGGCCAGGCGTAACCTCCCGGACTTCTACCTGAACTTCATCGGCGCCGCCCTGGTCACCGCCGTGGCCGTTGCCCTGACCGGCATGGGCGCGCCGGTCCAGCCCGGCCTGGTCGTGGCCGGCGGGGTGGTCCTGCTGTTGCCGGGTATCGCTCTGCTCGGCGCGGTGCAGGACGCGCTGACGGGGTTCATGGTGACGGCCTCCGCCCGGGCGATGGAGGTGGTGCTGCTGGCGGCCGGCATCACCGGCGGCGTCGCGGCCGCGCTCATCGTGGCCCGCCAGGTCGGCGTGACGATGACGGTGACTCCGCCGGCGCCGTTCACCCTCGCCGGGCTGCCGCCTCGCTTCCTCTCCGCGGGGGTGGTCGCCGCCGCGATGGCGGTCGGGTTGTACGCCACCATGCGGCTGCTGCCGGCGGTGTTCCTGCTCGGTGGCTTCGGCTGGGTCGCCTACCTCGGCCTGGACCAGGTGCTCTCCTCGCCGTCGATGGCCCGCGGGGTGGTCGCGGTCGCCATCGGCATGTGCGGGCAGGCGATCGCCTCCCGGCGGCGGCTGCCCGCCCTGGCGGTGGTGCTGCCGGCCATCGTGCCGATGCTGCCCGGTCTCACGATCTACTCCGCGATGCTGCAGATCACCCAGGGCGACAGCCGCGGCGGGGTCTCCGGCCTGCTGCTGGCCGCCACCGAGTCGCTGGCCCTCGCCGCCGGGGCGATCCTCGGCGAGTTCCTCCTCCAGCCGCTGCGCCGTGGGTTGTCGCGTTCGGAACGCAGGTACGCCGGACCGCGGATGGTCGGCCCGGCCCGCGTGCTCGTCCACCGTTCGCGCCGCGACCACGGTCCCCGCCGCGGTCCGGCGTACCGGCGGTCCCGCCGCAACCGTGGCGACCACACCGACCACCGGGACTCGGTCGGCGCCGGCTTGCCGGGTTAA
- a CDS encoding phosphotransferase: MHATEPSDHPESSKRPEPFAGPDSESSREQSLTGGVIAGAVRVGQTVRRAASPHTPAIQELLTGLRRCGFEQAPEPLGVDDLGREVWSFVPGRAGHPPITPDIASDEALVEAARTIRRFHDLSAGLLATGWHGWNPDVADPSGWHEVVCHNDLAPFNLVFQGRRVGAVIDWDLAAPGSRTWDLAYAVWRLVPLHRPEYTAPLGWPPLERGRRLRLFVDAYGLTGGDRADLLALTRQRMRRTVEGMRRLVELGTLADLPAIDPRAEAGDLAYFDLHLSDWEAALHR; the protein is encoded by the coding sequence ATGCATGCCACCGAACCATCGGACCACCCTGAATCGTCGAAGCGGCCCGAGCCGTTTGCCGGGCCGGACTCCGAGTCGTCCCGCGAGCAGTCCCTCACCGGTGGGGTGATCGCCGGCGCCGTCCGAGTCGGGCAGACCGTACGCCGCGCCGCATCCCCCCATACGCCGGCGATCCAGGAACTACTGACGGGCCTACGCCGGTGCGGGTTCGAGCAGGCGCCGGAGCCGCTCGGCGTCGACGACCTGGGCCGCGAGGTCTGGTCGTTCGTGCCGGGCCGGGCGGGTCACCCGCCGATCACCCCCGACATCGCCTCCGACGAGGCGCTCGTCGAGGCCGCCCGGACCATCCGGCGGTTCCACGACCTCTCCGCCGGACTGCTGGCCACCGGCTGGCACGGCTGGAACCCCGACGTGGCCGACCCGAGCGGCTGGCACGAGGTGGTGTGCCACAACGACCTCGCGCCGTTCAACCTGGTGTTCCAGGGACGTCGGGTCGGCGCGGTGATCGACTGGGACCTCGCCGCGCCGGGCAGCCGGACCTGGGATCTGGCGTACGCGGTCTGGCGGCTGGTCCCGCTGCACCGCCCGGAGTACACCGCGCCACTCGGCTGGCCGCCACTGGAACGGGGGCGCCGGCTCCGGCTCTTCGTGGACGCGTACGGACTGACCGGCGGTGACCGGGCCGACCTGCTCGCCCTCACCCGGCAGCGGATGCGGCGCACCGTCGAAGGGATGCGGCGGCTGGTTGAACTCGGAACGCTCGCCGACCTGCCGGCGATCGACCCGCGGGCGGAGGCCGGAGACCTGGCGTACTTCGACCTCCACCTGTCCGACTGGGAGGCGGCGCTCCACCGGTGA